The following is a genomic window from Pseudomonas purpurea.
ATTTCACCATGGCTTCCATCAACATTCGCATTGACGATGACTTGAAGCAGCGTTCCTTCGCCGAACTGGAAAAGCTCGGGGTAACCCCTTCCGAGCTATTGCGCCAAACCCTTCAATACGTCGCCGAACGCGGCAAGCTGCCATTCAAACCCGCGCTATTCAGCGAAGAGGATGAAGCACTGATAGCCGCGGTCACAGAACGTCTTGCCGCGCCTCAGCGAGTCAAGGTCAGTCTGGATGACCTATAGCCTCGAATTCGACCGGCGCGCACTGAAAGAGTGGCAAAAGCTGGGAGATACGTTGCGCCAACAGTTCAAGAAAAAGCTCTTCGAAGTCCTCGAAAACCCTCGCATTGAAGCCAATCGGCTTCGCCAACTGCCTGACTGCTACAAACTCAAATTGCGCAGCGCCGGTTACCGGCTGATCTATCAGGTCCTCGACCAGGAAGTGGTGGTTTTTGTGGTCGCCATCGGTAAGCGCGAACGCGAAGCCGCTTACCAGGACGCACAAGATCGAATCTCGCCCAACTCCTGAGGTCGCTGCCAGGGTCCAGAGAAACGCTTACCGTGGATCCTTTTATGGACCCAAGTGCAGGGTAAACTCGCATCCGTGCCGTAAAGGCACGGACCTAGTTTCAGCAAGCTGGCAGTTACTGCTCGCTAATTACAAGCAATACATCGTCAATGTATCGCCCCTCCGCACCATCTGTGCCATTACGTAAATACCCTGGAATCATCTGCTGAAACTCAATACGGTCGGAAGGAAGAAACTCAAGCAATGCTTCCAACATCGCCGGCCTCAATAGCCGCTGGTTTACAGGAACCTCTGGCAGATTCGGCCGGATCACATTCTCTTCAAGCCAGACCAACTTCTCTCGCAGGCTGTAGTTACCCTCAAGGGTAATACGCTCAGCGTGCTCGCTCTGCTCATCTGCCACTTGCTGGATCGAAACCTCTTCAGATTCCGTACTCCCCCCCTCGACCTCTACAGCTGGCTCGGTTCGCAACCGCGCAAGCTCCTGAAGGATGGGTTCGATTTGCACACGGGCATTACGGAACCAG
Proteins encoded in this region:
- a CDS encoding type II toxin-antitoxin system RelB/DinJ family antitoxin, encoding MASINIRIDDDLKQRSFAELEKLGVTPSELLRQTLQYVAERGKLPFKPALFSEEDEALIAAVTERLAAPQRVKVSLDDL
- a CDS encoding type II toxin-antitoxin system RelE/ParE family toxin, with protein sequence MTYSLEFDRRALKEWQKLGDTLRQQFKKKLFEVLENPRIEANRLRQLPDCYKLKLRSAGYRLIYQVLDQEVVVFVVAIGKREREAAYQDAQDRISPNS